The following coding sequences lie in one Arabidopsis thaliana chromosome 3, partial sequence genomic window:
- a CDS encoding S-adenosyl-L-methionine-dependent methyltransferases superfamily protein (S-adenosyl-L-methionine-dependent methyltransferases superfamily protein; CONTAINS InterPro DOMAIN/s: Protein of unknown function DUF248, methyltransferase putative (InterPro:IPR004159); BEST Arabidopsis thaliana protein match is: S-adenosyl-L-methionine-dependent methyltransferases superfamily protein (TAIR:AT5G64030.1); Has 136558 Blast hits to 66732 proteins in 2821 species: Archae - 360; Bacteria - 21192; Metazoa - 48559; Fungi - 12924; Plants - 6617; Viruses - 796; Other Eukaryotes - 46110 (source: NCBI BLink).) produces the protein MAFGRGRGNKRTSTSSYASTITMVIFVALCVFGVWMLSSNSVIPPQITQGSTRAAVAETERSDVSASSNGNDEPEPTKQESDEQQAFEDNPGKLPDDAVKSEDEQRKSAKEKSETTSSKTQTQETQQNNDDKISEEKEKDNGKENQTVQESEEGQMKKVVKEFEKEQKQQRDEDAGTQPKGTQGQEQGQGKEQPDVEQGNKQGQEQDSNTDVTFTDATKQEQPMETGQGETSETSKNEENGQPEEQNSGNEETGQQNEEKTTASEENGKGEKSMKDENGQQEEHTTAEEESGNKEEESTSKDENMEQQEERKDEKKHEQGSEASGFGSGIPKESAESQKSWKSQATESKDEKQRQTSESNTVERIMDGNAWVLCNATAGTDYIPCLDNEEAIMKLRSRRHFEHRERHCPEDPPTCLVPLPEGYKEAIKWPESRDKIWYHNVPHTKLAEVKGHQNWVKVTGEFLTFPGGGTQFIHGALHYIDFLQQSLKNIAWGKRTRVILDVGCGVASFGGFLFERDVIAMSLAPKDEHEAQVQFALERKIPAISAVMGSKRLPFPSRVFDLIHCARCRVPWHNEGGMLLLELNRMLRPGGYFVWSATPVYQKLEEDVQIWKEMSALTKSLCWELVTINKDKLNGIGAAIYQKPATNECYEKRKHNKPPLCKNNDDANAAWYVPLQACMHKVPTNVVERGSKWPVNWPRRLQTPPYWLNSSQMGIYGKPAPRDFTTDYEHWKHVVSKVYMNEIGISWSNVRNVMDMRAVYGGFAAALKDLQVWVMNVVNINSPDTLPIIYERGLFGIYHDWCESFSTYPRSYDLLHADHLFSKLRTRCNLVPVMAEVDRIVRPGGKLIVRDESNVIREVENMLKSLHWDVHLTFSKHQEGILSAQKGFWRPETSQ, from the exons ATGGCCTTCGGGAGGGGACGTGGCAACAAACGCACTTCGACGTCGTCCTATGCGTCGACCATTACAATGGTCATCTTTGTGGCTCTGTGTGTCTTCGGGGTGTGGATGCTTTCTTCCAATTCCGTTATTCCACCGCAGATCACACAAGGCTCCACTCGAGCGGCTGTCGCAGAGACAGAGAGGAGTGATGTGTCTGCCTCTTCAAACGGTAATGATGAGCCCGAACCCACGAAACAAGAGTCTGATGAGCAACAGGCATTTGAAGACAATCCGGGAAAGCTTCCAGACGATGCCGTAAAGTCTGAAGACGAGCAACGGAAGTCAGCGAAAGAGAAGAGTGAAACGACGAGCTCAAAGACTCAAACACAAGAGACCCAACAAAACAACGATGACAAAATTTCcgaggaaaaagagaaagataacgGCAAGGAGAACCAGACGGTGCAAGAGAGTGAGGAGGGTCAGATGAAAAAAGTCGTCAAGGAGTTTGAAAAGGAACAGAAACAACAGCGGGACGAGGACGCTGGGACTCAGCCCAAAGGGACTCAAGGGCAAGAGCAGGGACAAGGGAAGGAACAGCCGGATGTGGAACAAGGAAATAAACAAGGGCAAGAACAGGATTCGAATACGGATGTGACATTCACAGATGCGACCAAACAAGAACAACCTATGGAAACGGGGCAGGGGGAAACATCAGAGACCTcaaagaatgaagaaaacgGACAACCAGAGGAACAAAACTCAGGGAATGAGGAAACCGGACAACAAAACGAGGAGAAGACAACAGCTAGTGAAGAAAACGGGAAGGGAGAGAAGAGCATGAAAGATGAGAATGGCCAACAGGAAGAACATACCACAGCAGAGGAAGAAAGcggaaacaaagaagaagagagcacATCAAAGGACGAAAACATGGAGCAACAAGAAGAGCGGAAGGATGAGAAAAAACACGAACAGGGTTCAGAAGCCAGTGGTTTTGGCTCTGGAATACCGAAAGAATCTGCAGAATCACAGAAGTCATGGAAGAGTCAGGCAACAGAATCTAAGGACGAGAAACAAAGACAGACATCTGAATCAAACACCGTAGAGAGGATTATGGATGGAAATGCATGGGTGCTGTGCAATGCAACTGCAGGAACTGACTATATACCATGCCTAGACAACGAAGAAGCTATAATGAAACTAAGGAGTAGAAGACATTTTGAGCACAGAGAGAGACATTGCCCAGAAGACCCACCAACGTGTCTCGTCCCCCTCCCAGAAGGTTATAAGGAGGCCATCAAGTGGCCTGAAAGCAGAGATAAG ATATGGTACCACAATGTCCCACACACAAAGCTAGCTGAGGTAAAAGGACATCAGAACTGGGTGAAGGTCACTGGCGAGTTCTTGACGTTTCCTGGTGGTGGAACACAGTTCATCCATGGAGCTCTTCATTATATCGATTTTCTTCAGCAG TCTTTGAAAAACATTGCGTGGGGTAAACGTACTCGGGTCATATTGGATGTTGGATGTGGAGTGGCGAGCTTTGGCGGTTTCCTCTTTGAAAGAGATGTTATAGCAATGTCTCTTGCACCAAAAGATGAACACGAGGCTCAAGTCCAGTTTGCTCTTGAAAGAAAGATTCCAGCCATCTCAGCAGTTATGGGCTCTAAGCGACTGCCATTCCCGAGCAGAGTGTTTGATCTTATCCACTGTGCACGTTGTAGAGTCCCATGGCATAATGAGGGTGGTATGCTTCTTCTGGAACTTAATCGGATGCTTAGGCCTGGAGGTTATTTTGTCTGGTCAGCAACACCAGTCTACcagaagcttgaagaagatgttCAAATCTGGAAAG AAATGTCCGCGTTGACAAAATCCTTGTGCTGGGAACTTGTGACAATCAACAAGGATAAACTCAATGGTATTGGTGCTGCAATCTACCAGAAACCTGCCACCAATGAATGTTACGAGAAAAGAAAGCACAACAAGCCTCCACTGTGCAAAAACAACGACGATGCAAATGCAGCCTG GTATGTACCCCTACAAGCATGTATGCATAAAGTTCCTACCAATGTGGTCGAGAGAGGAAGCAAGTGGCCCGTGAATTGGCCCCGTCGGCTTCAAACACCGCCTTACTGGTTAAACAGCTCTCAAATGGGGATATATGGGAAACCAGCTCCTCGAGATTTCACTACAGATTATGAACACTGGAAACATGTTGTAAGCAAAGTATACATGAATGAAATAGGAATCAGCTGGTCAAATGTGAGGAATGTAATGGACATGCGAGCTGTCTACGGAGG GTTTGCAGCAGCTCTGAAGGACCTACAGGTGTGGGTAATGAATGTAGTAAACATAAATTCACCAGATACACTACCGATAATCTACGAGAGAGGCCTATTCGGAATATATCATGACTGGTGTGAATCATTTAGCACATACCCTCGAAGCTATGATCTCTTACATGCAGATCATCTTTTCTCAAAGTTGAGAACAAG gTGCAATCTTGTTCCAGTAATGGCAGAAGTGGATAGAATAGTAAGACCAGGAGGTAAACTAATAGTTCGTGACGAATCAAATGTGATAAGAGAAGTTGAGAACATGTTGAAGTCACTGCACTGGGATGTTCACTTAACTTTCTCCAAACACCAAGAAGGAATCTTAAGTGCACAAAAAGGATTCTGGAGACCAGAAACTTCTCAATGA
- a CDS encoding S-adenosyl-L-methionine-dependent methyltransferases superfamily protein: MAFGRGRGNKRTSTSSYASTITMVIFVALCVFGVWMLSSNSVIPPQITQGSTRAAVAETERSDVSASSNGNDEPEPTKQESDEQQAFEDNPGKLPDDAVKSEDEQRKSAKEKSETTSSKTQTQETQQNNDDKISEEKEKDNGKENQTVQESEEGQMKKVVKEFEKEQKQQRDEDAGTQPKGTQGQEQGQGKEQPDVEQGNKQGQEQDSNTDVTFTDATKQEQPMETGQGETSETSKNEENGQPEEQNSGNEETGQQNEEKTTASEENGKGEKSMKDENGQQEEHTTAEEESGNKEEESTSKDENMEQQEERKDEKKHEQGSEASGFGSGIPKESAESQKSWKSQATESKDEKQRQTSESNTVERIMDGNAWVLCNATAGTDYIPCLDNEEAIMKLRSRRHFEHRERHCPEDPPTCLVPLPEGYKEAIKWPESRDKIWYHNVPHTKLAEVKGHQNWVKVTGEFLTFPGGGTQFIHGALHYIDFLQQSLKNIAWGKRTRVILDVGCGVASFGGFLFERDVIAMSLAPKDEHEAQVQFALERKIPAISAVMGSKRLPFPSRVFDLIHCARCRVPWHNEGGMLLLELNRMLRPGGYFVWSATPVYQKLEEDVQIWKEMSALTKSLCWELVTINKDKLNGIGAAIYQKPATNECYEKRKHNKPPLCKNNDDANAAWYVPLQACMHKVPTNVVERGSKWPVNWPRRLQTPPYWLNSSQMGIYGKPAPRDFTTDYEHWKHVVSKVYMNEIGISWSNVRNVMDMRAVYGGFAAALKDLQVWVMNVVNINSPDTLPIIYERGLFGIYHDWCESFSTYPRSYDLLHADHLFSKLRTRYKRNS; this comes from the exons ATGGCCTTCGGGAGGGGACGTGGCAACAAACGCACTTCGACGTCGTCCTATGCGTCGACCATTACAATGGTCATCTTTGTGGCTCTGTGTGTCTTCGGGGTGTGGATGCTTTCTTCCAATTCCGTTATTCCACCGCAGATCACACAAGGCTCCACTCGAGCGGCTGTCGCAGAGACAGAGAGGAGTGATGTGTCTGCCTCTTCAAACGGTAATGATGAGCCCGAACCCACGAAACAAGAGTCTGATGAGCAACAGGCATTTGAAGACAATCCGGGAAAGCTTCCAGACGATGCCGTAAAGTCTGAAGACGAGCAACGGAAGTCAGCGAAAGAGAAGAGTGAAACGACGAGCTCAAAGACTCAAACACAAGAGACCCAACAAAACAACGATGACAAAATTTCcgaggaaaaagagaaagataacgGCAAGGAGAACCAGACGGTGCAAGAGAGTGAGGAGGGTCAGATGAAAAAAGTCGTCAAGGAGTTTGAAAAGGAACAGAAACAACAGCGGGACGAGGACGCTGGGACTCAGCCCAAAGGGACTCAAGGGCAAGAGCAGGGACAAGGGAAGGAACAGCCGGATGTGGAACAAGGAAATAAACAAGGGCAAGAACAGGATTCGAATACGGATGTGACATTCACAGATGCGACCAAACAAGAACAACCTATGGAAACGGGGCAGGGGGAAACATCAGAGACCTcaaagaatgaagaaaacgGACAACCAGAGGAACAAAACTCAGGGAATGAGGAAACCGGACAACAAAACGAGGAGAAGACAACAGCTAGTGAAGAAAACGGGAAGGGAGAGAAGAGCATGAAAGATGAGAATGGCCAACAGGAAGAACATACCACAGCAGAGGAAGAAAGcggaaacaaagaagaagagagcacATCAAAGGACGAAAACATGGAGCAACAAGAAGAGCGGAAGGATGAGAAAAAACACGAACAGGGTTCAGAAGCCAGTGGTTTTGGCTCTGGAATACCGAAAGAATCTGCAGAATCACAGAAGTCATGGAAGAGTCAGGCAACAGAATCTAAGGACGAGAAACAAAGACAGACATCTGAATCAAACACCGTAGAGAGGATTATGGATGGAAATGCATGGGTGCTGTGCAATGCAACTGCAGGAACTGACTATATACCATGCCTAGACAACGAAGAAGCTATAATGAAACTAAGGAGTAGAAGACATTTTGAGCACAGAGAGAGACATTGCCCAGAAGACCCACCAACGTGTCTCGTCCCCCTCCCAGAAGGTTATAAGGAGGCCATCAAGTGGCCTGAAAGCAGAGATAAG ATATGGTACCACAATGTCCCACACACAAAGCTAGCTGAGGTAAAAGGACATCAGAACTGGGTGAAGGTCACTGGCGAGTTCTTGACGTTTCCTGGTGGTGGAACACAGTTCATCCATGGAGCTCTTCATTATATCGATTTTCTTCAGCAG TCTTTGAAAAACATTGCGTGGGGTAAACGTACTCGGGTCATATTGGATGTTGGATGTGGAGTGGCGAGCTTTGGCGGTTTCCTCTTTGAAAGAGATGTTATAGCAATGTCTCTTGCACCAAAAGATGAACACGAGGCTCAAGTCCAGTTTGCTCTTGAAAGAAAGATTCCAGCCATCTCAGCAGTTATGGGCTCTAAGCGACTGCCATTCCCGAGCAGAGTGTTTGATCTTATCCACTGTGCACGTTGTAGAGTCCCATGGCATAATGAGGGTGGTATGCTTCTTCTGGAACTTAATCGGATGCTTAGGCCTGGAGGTTATTTTGTCTGGTCAGCAACACCAGTCTACcagaagcttgaagaagatgttCAAATCTGGAAAG AAATGTCCGCGTTGACAAAATCCTTGTGCTGGGAACTTGTGACAATCAACAAGGATAAACTCAATGGTATTGGTGCTGCAATCTACCAGAAACCTGCCACCAATGAATGTTACGAGAAAAGAAAGCACAACAAGCCTCCACTGTGCAAAAACAACGACGATGCAAATGCAGCCTG GTATGTACCCCTACAAGCATGTATGCATAAAGTTCCTACCAATGTGGTCGAGAGAGGAAGCAAGTGGCCCGTGAATTGGCCCCGTCGGCTTCAAACACCGCCTTACTGGTTAAACAGCTCTCAAATGGGGATATATGGGAAACCAGCTCCTCGAGATTTCACTACAGATTATGAACACTGGAAACATGTTGTAAGCAAAGTATACATGAATGAAATAGGAATCAGCTGGTCAAATGTGAGGAATGTAATGGACATGCGAGCTGTCTACGGAGG GTTTGCAGCAGCTCTGAAGGACCTACAGGTGTGGGTAATGAATGTAGTAAACATAAATTCACCAGATACACTACCGATAATCTACGAGAGAGGCCTATTCGGAATATATCATGACTGGTGTGAATCATTTAGCACATACCCTCGAAGCTATGATCTCTTACATGCAGATCATCTTTTCTCAAAGTTGAGAACAAGGTATAAGCGTAACTCATAA
- the STY1 gene encoding Lateral root primordium (LRP) protein-like protein (STYLISH 1 (STY1); FUNCTIONS IN: protein heterodimerization activity, DNA binding, sequence-specific DNA binding transcription factor activity; INVOLVED IN: in 6 processes; LOCATED IN: nucleus; EXPRESSED IN: 6 plant structures; CONTAINS InterPro DOMAIN/s: Lateral Root Primordium type 1, C-terminal (InterPro:IPR006511), Zinc finger, Lateral Root Primordium type 1 (InterPro:IPR006510), Protein of unknown function DUF702 (InterPro:IPR007818); BEST Arabidopsis thaliana protein match is: Lateral root primordium (LRP) protein-related (TAIR:AT5G66350.1); Has 244 Blast hits to 244 proteins in 44 species: Archae - 0; Bacteria - 0; Metazoa - 38; Fungi - 9; Plants - 179; Viruses - 0; Other Eukaryotes - 18 (source: NCBI BLink).), producing the protein MAGFFSLDGGGGGGGGGGNNQEDHRSNTNPPPPVSEAWLWYRNPNVNANANTNVNANAPSSSNAALGTLELWQNHNQQEIMFQHQQHQQRLDLYSSAAGLGVGPSNHNQFDISGETSTAGAGRAAAMMMIRSGGSGGGSGGVSCQDCGNQAKKDCSHMRCRTCCKSRGFECSTHVRSTWVPAAKRRERQQQLATVQPQTQLPRGESVPKRHRENLPATSSSLVCTRIPSHSGLEVGNFPAEVSSSAVFRCVRVSSVEDGEEEFAYQTAVSIGGHIFKGILYDLGPGSSGGGGYNVVAAGESSSGGGGAQQLNLITAGSVTVATASSSTPNLGGIGSSSAAAATYIDPAALYPTPINTFMAGTQFFPNPRS; encoded by the exons ATGGCGGGGTTTTTCTCGCTagacggtggtggaggaggaggcggaGGTGGAGGTAACAACCAAGAAGATCACCGGAGCAACACAAATCCTCCTCCGCCTGTATCAGAAGCTTGGCTCTGGTATAGAAACCCTAACGTTAACGCAAACGCAAACACAAACGTTAACGCAAACGCTCCTTCTTCGTCAAACGCTGCTTTAGGAACACTTGAGTTATGGCAAAACCACAATCAGCAAGAGATCATGTTTCAGCATCAGCAACATCAGCAAAGGTTGGATCTTTACTCTTCCGCCGCAGGTTTAGGTGTTGGACCAAGTAATCATAACCAATTCGATATCTCCGGCGAAACTTCAACCGCCGGCGCCGGAAGAGCTGcggcgatgatgatgattcgtAGTGGTGGTAGCGGAGGAGGAAGTGGTGGTGTGAGCTGTCAAGACTGTGGGAATCAAGCGAAGAAAGATTGTTCTCACATGAGGTGTAGAACTTGTTGTAAAAGCCGTGGCTTCGAGTGTTCTACTCACGTGAGAAGCACGTGGGTCCCTGCTGCTAAACGCCGTGAGAGACAACAGCAATTAGCTACGGTCCAGCCTCAAACTCAGCTGCCTCGCGGTGAGAGCGTTCCTAAACGCCACCGTGAAAATTTACCGGCAACTTCATCGTCTCTTGTCTGCACTCGCATACCTTCTCATTCAG GGCTAGAAGTTGGCAATTTCCCGGCGGAGGTGAGTTCATCGGCGGTGTTTAGGTGCGTGCGTGTGAGCTCAgtagaagatggagaagaagagtttgctTACCAAACAGCTGTAAGCATTGGTGGTCACATTTTCAAAGGCATTTTATACGACCTCGGTCCTGGAAGTAGTGGTGGCGGAGGCTACAACGTTGTTGCCGCCGGTGAGAGCTCctctggtggtggtggagctCAACAGCTGAATCTCATAACAGCTGGCTCTGTAACCGTTGCTACCGCTTCTTCCTCTACTCCAAACCTCGGTGGTATTGGCAGCTCATCAGCCGCGGCAGCCACGTACATTGATCCAGCCGCTCTTTATCCAACTCCGATCAATACATTCATGGCCGGTACACAATTCTTTCCCAACCCAAGATCATGA